The Bradyrhizobium sp. B097 genome contains the following window.
CCCGCGTTGAATAACTTCATCAAGAGAATTAAAAAAGCCGATATGAATGAACAGCCCGAACCGCTGAGGCGTGCTTCGAGTTTGGCCCGCGGATCGAACCGCGGCCGGCTCGTCGAAGTCTTGCGGCGTCAGGGGCCATTGCCGCGCGTCGAACTCGCACGCAGCACAGGGCTGAGCTTCCCGGCCATATCGGCCATCACGTCGAAACTGATGGCGGAAGATCTGCTGTGCGAAGCCGTGACAGAGACGGCGACGTTGTGGCCCGACGATACCGACGAAGAGGATACGGATGGCCTGAACGGCCGTCGCCGCGGTCGGCCAGCGGTCTTGTTGACCCTGAACCCCGAGTTTGGCCGCATCATTGCGGTTTCGCTGCGCATGAATCTGATCGAGACATTGATCGCCGATTTCAGCGGCTCTGCCCTGGCGCAATCGCGGCTCGAGCTCACGACCCGCGGGCTCGATGCAGGCGCGTTGTGCGATCTCGTGACCGCGCAGATCGAGGCCATGCTCGATGAGACGGCCACGCCGCGAGACCGGCTGTTGGGAATCGGGATTGCGCTGCAGGGCATCGTCGATGCCGACACCGGCCGGCATCTGTGGAGCCCGGCGCTGTCGATCACCGACGTCGATCTGGCGACGCCGATCCGCGAGGCATTCGGCGTCGAAGTCGTGATGGCGAACGACGCGGTCGCGGTGGCGTTGGCCCTCGTGGCGGCCGAGCCGGCGCTGGCGCAGGGCCTCACGGCCACGCTCATGGTCGGTCACGGCATCGGCATGGGCATCGTTGTCGACGGTGAAGCGCGCTGGGGTGCCGGCGCGGGCAGCGAGATCGGCCATGTCAAGTTGACGCCGAACGGTCCGCAGTGCCGCTGCGGTCAGCGCGGCTGCATCGAGGCCCATCTCGCCGACTATGCGCTCTACCGCGACGCCCGCACCTTTCTCGATCTGCCGCCGGCGGTGTCGCAGCAACCATCCGAGGCGCAGATGGCTCTGTTGCGCGCGCGGGCACGCGCCGGCGATCCCCGTCTCGAACAGCTGTTCCGGCAGGCAGGCCACGCGCTTGCTGAGGCGGTCGCCACGACGATCTCGGTGCTGCGCCCGCATCATTTGATCCTTGCGGGTCCCGGCCTGCAGGCGTTTGACATGATGCGCAGTGCCTATGAGGAGCGGCTCGAGCAGGCGGTGTTGCCGTGGCTGCTCAAGTCCACGGCGATCCATGTGCGTCCAAGCGAGTCGGCGACGATTGTCGACGGCATGGTGCGGCGGACGCTGCGGGTGGTGGACCGAAACTACATGGAGACAACCGAGTGAACCTCGGGGGTTGTGGCTCCTGGCTTTGAGCCGCAGCAACGCAATCGACGCGCTTCAGGCGCCAAAGCGAGAGAATGCCAATGCAGGGTGCCATCTATCCAAGCCTCAAGGACCGGACCGTCCTGGTAACCGGTGGCGGTTCCGGCATCGGCGAGGCCATCGTCCGCCAGTTCATCAGCCAGGGCGCGCGGGTTGGATTCATCGATATCGATTTGACGTCCTCGGAGCAGCTGCTGTCCGATTTGGGAGCGCATGCTCGCGTGCACTTCGAGCACGCCGACCTGCGCGACATCGCCGCCTTGCGACGCGCGGTTACCGGCATCCGCGAGGCGCTCGGGCCGATCACCATTCTGGTCAACAACGCGGCGCGCGACGACCGTCACGCGATCGAGGACGTGACACCGGAATTCTGGGACGAGCGGATCGCCGTCAACCTGAAGCATCAGTTCTTCAGCGCCCAGGCGGTCGCACCCGACATGAAACAGGCAGGGGGCGGTTCGATCGTCAACATCGGCTCGGTGAGCTGGGTGATCGGTCAGGGCAACATGCCCTGCTACACCACGGCGAAATCGGCGGTTCAGGGCCTCACCCGGGCGCTGGCCCGCGATCTCGGGCCGCACAACGTGCGGGTCAACTCCATCCTGCCCGGATGGATCATGACCCGGCGGCAGCAGGATCTGTGGTTGACGCCCGAAGGTGTGGCCGAGCTGATGCAGCGCCAATGTCTCAAGCGCAAGCTCGTGCCTGACGACATCGCCCGCGTCGTCCTCTTTTTCGCCGCCGACGACAGCGGCGCCTGTACCAACCAGAGCCACATCGTCGACGGTGGCTGGGTCTAGCAGCCGCTGGTTGCGAGCGAGCGGATCCTGGTCGGGATCATGTCGGATGCGCTCGCCGCGGCGGTGCCGGCGGCGAAGCAGAAGCGCGTCCTCAAGCCGCTGACGATGAGCGTGTTCGGCATGCTGAACTGGCACTATATGTGGTTTCGCGAGGGCGGGCCGATGACCCGCGCCGAATAGGCCGAGTTCGTCGCGCAATTGGTGTTGGCCGGTGCCGCGGATGCGGCCGCCGCCCGGCCGCGCAGCAAGGCAAAGTCTGCCGGCCGAAGCCGGCAGGCCGCGTTGCTCTGAGCTGCGCGTTACGTCCGCATCGCGTTCATCGTCAGAAGTTCATAGGTCGCCGCGGTCTCGCCGGTCCCGGTCGTGATCTCGACGTCCCAGCGCACCTCGCCATACTGCTTGTTGCGCGGCGTCTTCTCCTTCGCGGTCAGCCGCACCTGGATTTGCTCTCCCGGCTGCACGGGTTTGACGAAGCGCAGGCTATCGAGGCCGTAATTCGCCAGCACCGGTCCGTAGTCGGGATCGACGAACAGGCCGGCCGCGAACGACAGCAGCAGGTAACCATGCGCGACGCGGCCCGGGAAGAACGGATGGCCCTTGGTCGCTTCCTCGTCCATGTGGGCGTAGAAGGTGTCGCCGGTGAAATGCGCGAAGTGCTCGATGTCGTCGAGCGTGATCTGCCGCGCCTTCGAGACCAGCGTGCGGCCGATCTCGAGATCGTCGTAGTGATAGCGGAACGGGTGCAGGTCACCCTCGAGCGTCGGGCTGCCCTTGAACCAGCGGCCGGTGACGCCGCTCAGCATCGCAGGCGAACCCTGCAACGCGGTGCGCTGCATGTAGTGCTGGAGGCTGCGGACGCCGCCGAGTTCCTCGCCGCCGCCGGCGCGGCCGGGGCCGCCGTGAACCATCTGCGGCATCGGCGAGCCGTGTCCGGTGTGCTCGGTCGCGCAGTCGCGGTCGATGATCGCGACGCGGCCGTGAAAACTGCCGATGCCGAACGCGAGCTCGGTCGCGGCCGGGATATCGTGGGTGTAGACCGATGCGACCAGGCTGCCGCCGCCGCGATTGGTCAGCGCGATGGCCTGGTCGAGATCGTCGTAGCCCATCACGGTGCAGACCGGCCCGAACGCCTCGATCTCGTGGACCGCGGTTGCGGCGAGCGGCTTGGGGCAGTGCAGCAGCAGCGGCGGGACGAAGGCGCCGCGTTTGGCGTCGGCGTCGACCAGCGCGAAGTTGTCGGGATCGCCGGCCACCAGTTCAGCCTCGGTGCGAAGCCTCGCCACATGGGCAAGCACATCGCTGCGCTGGGCGAGGCCGACCAGCGGTCCCATCCTGACCTTCTCGTTCTCGGGATTGCCGATCGTGACCTTGGCGAGACGCTCGCGCAGCGCCGTGATGACGGCGTCGATTTGCGCTGCCGGCGCCAATGCGCGGCGGATCGCGGTGCATTTCTGCCCGGCCTTGACCGTCATCTCCTTCGCCACCTCCTTGATGAAGAGGTCGAACTCCGGGCTTCCCGGCACGGCGTCCGGCGCCAGGATCGCGGCGTTGAGCGAATCCCGCTCGGCGATGAACCTGACGGCCTCGCGCGCGATGACCGGATGCCGTTGCAGCTTTTGCGAGGTGTCGGCCGAGCCGGTGAAGGACACCACATCCTGGCAGGTGAGATGGTCGAACAGGTCGCCGGTCGATCCGACGATGAATTGCAGGGTGCCTTCGGGCAGTGCGCCGGACTCGGTGATCATCCGGACCAGTTCGTAGGCGACATAGGAAGTGACGGTTGCAGGCTTGGTGATAACGGGAACGCCGGCGAGCAGCGCGGGCGCCAGCTTCTCCAGCATGCCCCAGCACGGGAAGTTGAATGCGTTGATATGCACGGCAACGCCGTGCAATGGCGTGACGATGTGCTGACCGGCGAATGCGCCGCCCTTGGAGAGCCCCTCGACGTTGCCGTCGAGCAGGTATCTGGTGTTCG
Protein-coding sequences here:
- a CDS encoding ROK family protein — its product is MNEQPEPLRRASSLARGSNRGRLVEVLRRQGPLPRVELARSTGLSFPAISAITSKLMAEDLLCEAVTETATLWPDDTDEEDTDGLNGRRRGRPAVLLTLNPEFGRIIAVSLRMNLIETLIADFSGSALAQSRLELTTRGLDAGALCDLVTAQIEAMLDETATPRDRLLGIGIALQGIVDADTGRHLWSPALSITDVDLATPIREAFGVEVVMANDAVAVALALVAAEPALAQGLTATLMVGHGIGMGIVVDGEARWGAGAGSEIGHVKLTPNGPQCRCGQRGCIEAHLADYALYRDARTFLDLPPAVSQQPSEAQMALLRARARAGDPRLEQLFRQAGHALAEAVATTISVLRPHHLILAGPGLQAFDMMRSAYEERLEQAVLPWLLKSTAIHVRPSESATIVDGMVRRTLRVVDRNYMETTE
- a CDS encoding SDR family oxidoreductase, producing the protein MQGAIYPSLKDRTVLVTGGGSGIGEAIVRQFISQGARVGFIDIDLTSSEQLLSDLGAHARVHFEHADLRDIAALRRAVTGIREALGPITILVNNAARDDRHAIEDVTPEFWDERIAVNLKHQFFSAQAVAPDMKQAGGGSIVNIGSVSWVIGQGNMPCYTTAKSAVQGLTRALARDLGPHNVRVNSILPGWIMTRRQQDLWLTPEGVAELMQRQCLKRKLVPDDIARVVLFFAADDSGACTNQSHIVDGGWV
- the paaZ gene encoding phenylacetic acid degradation bifunctional protein PaaZ — protein: MKLNSFVRGHWTGPGEPAAEIHSAVTGDVVALATRSDLDMREILAYGRTVGGRNLRKLSFHQRAGLLKTLADYLSQHKDRLYKLSLHAGATRTDAMVDVDGGIGTLFAYASKGRRELPNTRYLLDGNVEGLSKGGAFAGQHIVTPLHGVAVHINAFNFPCWGMLEKLAPALLAGVPVITKPATVTSYVAYELVRMITESGALPEGTLQFIVGSTGDLFDHLTCQDVVSFTGSADTSQKLQRHPVIAREAVRFIAERDSLNAAILAPDAVPGSPEFDLFIKEVAKEMTVKAGQKCTAIRRALAPAAQIDAVITALRERLAKVTIGNPENEKVRMGPLVGLAQRSDVLAHVARLRTEAELVAGDPDNFALVDADAKRGAFVPPLLLHCPKPLAATAVHEIEAFGPVCTVMGYDDLDQAIALTNRGGGSLVASVYTHDIPAATELAFGIGSFHGRVAIIDRDCATEHTGHGSPMPQMVHGGPGRAGGGEELGGVRSLQHYMQRTALQGSPAMLSGVTGRWFKGSPTLEGDLHPFRYHYDDLEIGRTLVSKARQITLDDIEHFAHFTGDTFYAHMDEEATKGHPFFPGRVAHGYLLLSFAAGLFVDPDYGPVLANYGLDSLRFVKPVQPGEQIQVRLTAKEKTPRNKQYGEVRWDVEITTGTGETAATYELLTMNAMRT